CCTCGCGCGCCGTACGCGGCGTGATCGCCAGCGAGATCAGCGTGATCACGATCAGCCCGGCATCGCGGGCGAAGTTCTGCAACGCCACCGGCGTCCCGAAGACGTCGAACGCCACGCCAGGCTTCCAGATGCCACTCATCAGCACCAGCCCCACCGCGGCTGCCAGCAGTACGAAGTTGCGCTTGCCTTCCAGACGCACCGGTGCGGCGTGCGGCGTCGGGTCCAGCGCGTCGATCTGGCGCTCCGTCTTCTGACGGAAGTAGTAGCTGTCGATCAGGAAGAACAACACCAGCAATACGGTGCAGATGAACAGCGTCTCCGGCCAGAGGTAACGTGCCGTCCAGAAGAAATCGACACCCTGCAGGAAACCGAGGAAGAGTGGCGGATCGCCCAGCGGCGTGAGGGAGCCGCCCGCGTTCGCCACGAGGAAGATGAAGAACACGACGACGTGTACGTTGTGCTTGCGGTTGTCGTTCGCGCGGATCAATGGACGAATCAACAGCATTGCCGCGCCCGTCGTTCCCATGATGCTCGCGAGCACCGTGCCCAACGCGAGCAACCCCGTGTTGAGCCATGGCCCGCCGCGCAGGTTGCCGTGCACGCAAATGCCCCCTGCCGTGGTGAACAGCGCAGTGAGCAGGACGACGAACGGAATGTACTCGGCCACGACCGCATGCACCGCCCCGTACCATGCCGCTCCCGCCCCGAACACCAGCGCAAAGGGCAGCAGAAACGCCGCGCCCCAGAACGCCGCGATCTTGCCGAAATGGTGATGCCAGAATGCCGGAGCGAGCAGCGGCCCGAGCGCGATCGAGAGCAACAACCCGGCGAACGGAACGCCCCACCAGGCGACGAGCTGTGCGCCATCCGGTCCGGCAGCAAACGCCGCCGGGCTGATCAGCGCCAGCCCCGCTGTGGCCAGCGCCCCCAAAATCCCCTTCTGCATTGTGTCTTGTTCCTATTGATGAATGGTCAACTCCTTACGAGTCACCACCTTCACGAGAGTGCCCCAACGGCGCGAGCTTGGGATATTTCCCTAACTTGCATCGATGTGAAACGAAAGACCGCCGGGATGGCAATACGGCAAACCGGCGAAGAACGGTAGTCGCGGTCGTGAACGCTCAAAGAACCTCAATACGGCTCAGCGCGGGTCAGAGCTGCTCAAGACGCTGACCGCTAGTCCTCTGCGAGGGGGCACCAGTGCAATGAAGCATCCACCGCCTGAGCGATGCCAGCGCTCCGACGAAGCAACGCCGTGCCACGTCAGCGCAATGCCCTCAGCGTCTCGCTCAGGCCCCGTCGACGACGATCACGTGAACGCGGTACGGCCCGTGAGCGCCCAGCACCAGCGTTTGTTCGATATCGGCGGTGCGCGACGGTCCCGCAATGAAATTGGTGGCACGCGAGAGCTGACCACGTTCGCTGCGCATGAGCGCGAATCCGTCTTCATGGCCGGCGACGATGCGCGACGCGGGAACGATGGCGATATGCGTTTCCGGCAGCAGTGTGGCCGAAGCAAACGTCTGCGGCCCCGACATCATCATCAGTGCGCCAGTCTCCGCGATGGCGCAGAAGCAACCCGTGATGCCGACGAGATCGTCGCCGTGCGGCTTGCGGAATTCCACGTGGCACCCCGCGCCTGCCCAGTCGAGCTCGCGCAGCGTCGGCCACGCGACGGCCTGCGTGTTGAGCCCGTTGGCCTGCAGATACGTTGCGGCGGCGGCCGGCACATCGCGCATACCCGGCACGCGGGCGATGGTCGTCGACAGCGCTTCGGCCTTGCCGATGAAGGTCGCGACGAGATCGCCGGGCATCGTCGGGCGCGGTCCCTGCGGATGGCGCGCCAGATAGTCCTCGGCCGCCGCCTGCTCGTTCGCACGCGCGGCATCGGGACGATGCTGCGCATTTCGGATGCGGGCGAAGATGCGATTGCGGGCGTCGGAGGTGTCCATGGCTGCGTCCTGTGAAGCCGACGCGCCGGTCTGAAGCCGGCGTCGTCCGCTGGGTCGGGTGTCGTATCACGAAGCCGCCGGGAGCTTTCCGGCGGGCGATGGGCAATTATAACGGTTGCCCCTCGCGCCACGACGAGCCTTCGCACACTATCGGAATGCTCTGGCGGTGCGCTCGGACAACGCGTCAGTGGCCCGCTGCCGGCTCCGGCGCGATCTCGAACACCTGGCGTAGATAGGCGAGGTAGGCGTCGTCGTCGCACATGTTCTTGCCCGGTGAATCCGAGAGCTTGGCCACCGGCTGGCCGTTGCAGCGCACCATCTTGATGACGATCTGCAGCGGCTGATAGCCCAGATCGTTGGTGAGGTTGGTCCCTACGCCGAAGGCCAGTTTGCAGCGATCGCGGAAGCGCTCGAACAGCTGGAGCACCTTCGGAATGTCGAGGCCGTCCGAGAAGATCATGGTCTTGGTGTGCGCGTCGACGCGGTTCTGCGCGTAGTGTTCGAGCAGCCGCTCGCCCCAGGCGAACGGGTCGCCGGAATCGTGACGCGCGCCATCGAAGAGCTTGCAGAAGTACATGTCGAAGTCGCGCAGGAACGCGGACATGCCGTACACGTCGGACAGCGCGATGCCCAGATCGCCACGATACTCCTTCGCCCACGTCTCGAAGCCGAAGATCTGCGAGTCGCGCAGCCGCGGGCCGAGTGCCTGACAGGCTTGCAGATACTCGTGCGCCATCGTGCCCAGCGGGGTGAGGCCGAGCTTTGCCGCGTAGTACACGTTGCTCGTGCCCGCAAACTGCTCGCCGAGTTCGTCGCGCAGGGTGAGGATGACCTCCTCGTGCCACTCCTTGGAGAAGCGGCGGCGCGTGCCGTAGTCGGCAATCTTGCAGTCGCGATAATCCACCGGCTCGGCGAGCATGCAGATCTTGTCCCTGAGCCGCTGACGCCCTTCTTCGTACGCCGGCGTGCGCTGCGTGTTGCGGAAGTAGACCTCGTTGACGATGGCCAGCACCGGGATCTCGAACAGGATCGTGTGCAGCCACGGCCCCTGGATGACGATGTCGATCTCGCCGTTGCGCTTGGCCGACGGCTGCACGGTGATGTACTTCTCGTTCAGGTGGAAGAGATCGAGAAAGTCGATGAAGTCGCTCTTGATGAAGCGCATTGCACCGAGATAGCGCAGTTCCGACTCGGTGAAGCGCAATCCGCAGAGCAGGCGGATTTCGTCGCGAATCTCGTCGACATAGGGCGTGAGATCGACGCCTTCGGTGCGGCACTTGAAGCGGTACTCGACCTGGGCGGCCGGAAAGTGATGCAGCACCACCTGCATCATCGTGAACTTGTAGAGATCGGTATCGAGCAGCGACGTAATGATCATGGCGGCGGGCCCCGCGCGGAGCACTTACAGCGATGTCCGATGGTACCGCAAAGCGGCGTCGGGCATGAGATCGAGGCCAGGACGCGCAAGCTCGCTGCGCGGGTTGCCGGGACAGGGTCCGGGAGGGGCCGGCTCCCTCACCGGCGACGTCCGGCTGCGTTACAATACGCGTTTTAACGGCCGCTCGAAGCCGTTTCGCCCTACTCTGGAGTTGTTGGCATGACCCACGTTGTCACCGAAAGCTGCATCAAATGTAAATTCACCGACTGTGTGGACGTTTGCCCCGTGGACTGCTTCCGCGAGGGGCCGAACTTCCTTGCGATCGATCCGAACGAGTGCATCGATTGCGCCGTCTGCGTGGCCGAGTGCCCGGTGAATGCCATTTATGCCGAAGAGGACGTGCCGGGCGACCAGCAGGAATTCATCGCGCTCAACGCCGAGCTCTCGCCGAACTGGCCGAGCATCGTGAAGACGAAGACGCCGCTGGCCGATGCCGATCAATGGAAGGACGTGACCGACAAGCTGCATCTGCTCGAGCGCTGAACCAGGAGCGGTAATTGCGCACGGGACGCAGAAAAAATGCGCGCCGAGTGTTGACAGTGTGCGAAAACCGCCTCTATAATCGCTTTCTCTTTTGATCCCCGATAGCTCAGTCGGTAGAGCGCCGGACTGTTAATCCGTAGGTCCCTGGTTCGAGCCCAGGTCGGGGAGCCAAGAATACCGAAGCGATGGCCTCGCACACGCGGGGCCTTTGTTTTAGTCGATGCGTAGCGATCGCGGCGCACGACGCACAAGTTTGATCCTCGATAGCTCAGTCGGTAGAGCGCCGGACTGTTAATCCGTAGGTCCCTGGTTCGAGCCCAGGTCGAGGAGCCAAAACGCAAGAAGCCTCGCCAATCGGCGAGGCTTTTTTGTTTCTGCAGTATCGATGTCCGCTGCCCCCTCACGTGCTCCCGCCGCATCGTCATAAACGAACGGGGCACCGTCTCCGGCGCCCCGCTCCCTACCGCGTTGCTTGCACTTCAGTACGACTTGCCGACATCACTCGCCTGCAGGCGCACCGATCGCCACCGATGAAGCGCTCGTCGTCGCTTCCGGACGATTCTGGTCTTCGATCCAGCGACGGCGCATCGGCGCGAGCAGGAACTTCGCCGCCACGGCCGCCGTGATGCTGATCACGGCGGCGGCGATGAACACGCGATCCCAATGACCGCCGACGGCCAGCACGGATGCCAGCGGCACCAGCAGCGCCGCCGTGCCCTTCGCCGTGTACAGCGTGCCGGCGTTGGACGCCGCATTCTTGCTGCCGAATGTGTCCGCGCACAGCGCCGGGAAGATCGAGAAGATCTCTCCCCAGCACAGGAAGGTCATCGCCGCGAAGAACACGAACATGTACGGGTTCTGACCAAAGTGCATCAACCCGAGCATCGCCACGCCTTCTCCAAGGAAGATGATGAACATGGCGTTCTCGCGACCGATCTTGTCCGAAACGAAACCGCACAGCGGACGCGTGAAGCCGTTGCACAGGTTGTCGATCGACAGCGTCATCGTCAGCAGCGGCAACGTCGCGCCGAACAGCGTCATGGGCATCGATGCAATGCCGTAGTCCTTCGCGATCGGACCGATTTGCGCCGTCGCCATCAGACCACCGGCCGCCACCGCCACGAAGCACGCGTAGATCACCCAGAACACCGGCGTACGGATCATCTGGCCCGAGGTGTAGTCGACCTTCGTCGCCAGGTTGCGACGCGAGACGGTGATGCCCTTCGGCACACGCGGCTTGACCAGCATCAGCGCGAGCAGAAAGATCGCCGCGCCCTGCACGATGCCGAAGTTGAAGAACGCCGCCTCGTAGCCCGACTCGCGGATCATGTTCGCAATCGGAATGACCGTGATGGCCGCGCCGGCGCCGAAACCCGCCGCCGTCAGACCGGCCGCCAGACCGCGCTTGTCCGGGAACCACTTGAGGGCGTTGCCCACGCACGTGCCGTAGACGCAACCCGCACCGATACCGGCGATGACCGCCGCCGTGTACAGCACGGCCAGCGTCTCGGCGTACGAATACATGATCCACGACACGGCGACGCACACCGCGCCGCCCGCCACGACCGGCCGCGGGCCGAAGCGATCGACCAGCCAGCCCTCGATCGGCACGAGCCACGTTTCCACCACAATGAAGATCGAGAACGCCACCTGGATGGCCGCGATGCCCCAGTGATGCTTCGCCTGCATCGGCTCGACGAACAACGTCCACGAATACTGCAGATTGGCCACCAGGCCCATACAGATGATGCCGATCACCAGTTGTGACCAGCGCCCTCCCAGAAAAGAGGTTTTCTCCTCCGGTTGTGCGGCTGCTTGCATGACTTGCCTCCTATTCCTGTCAGACGATTGGCGACGACCCGCGCTTGATGTTTGCGGTGCTCGCCGCCATCGCGTCCCGTCGCGCGGCCCGGCATGGGGATCTGCGCAGTACGGCACGCCTCCTGGCATTGCATGCGGCTCATGCTTGGCCGCTTGATCGCGGAGCGTCGCCTGGCGGCGAGCTCGCGGGGCTCAAGCCCCGGCTGACTGACTCTCGGAAGCGCCAAAGGACACTTCCGGCCCCCACTTCGGCGCGGCGACGCGGGCGTTACGCCCGCGCCGGCAAGTTGCCGGCTGCCGAAGGGTGACTGGGGAAACAAATTCGAGTGCGGACCGGCCAGCGACGTCGTACTGTCGACAACGACGCGAGCCCTGCCCCCTCACTCAGGCGGGCGCGCCCCGCGGACGCGTGATCGCCGGATCGCCTGCCCGGAACCCGCGGCAGGGAGATGAGGCACGCCGCAGCGCGCCGGTCGGTACCGGTAACGCCGACGGCGGATGCGACTGGACAGCCGGTGCGAAAACATCGCACGAGGTCTGCCCGAAAAGAAATATGGACGTACCCAACTTGCGTCTCCGATGAGTGCCGCGCGATTCGTCTGCCGTCCGGAAATTCACGGGTCCAGTCTGGCAATTTGCGCCGCATTGAATCTGATATACAAGATTCAATATATCGAATTAAGTATTTTTATGGTTCCAAAATTAGTCGATGGTCGAATGACTGTCAACCCGAGAGCGCCCTCACGGGCGTAGCGATCGACGCTGGATATTCAGGATTGTCACGAACGGAAGGTAAGCGCTTGGTAACCGCCAAAACCGCGTGATATCTGTCGTTGGGAGGCGGGGAGGGGCAGGAACTGGAGGAAGAATGGCTCGTGCGGCATCGCACCACACGGTACAGGGTCAGGGAAAACGATGACGTTTTGGGATCTTCGTTCCGGCCGCCCACCCTCGCACGAGGGCGGCCGCCGTCGGTGCGGATGCGTCAGTTCGGCTCGACGTCGCCCGAATTGTTGCGGATGAAGGTCAGGTGTTCGCGCAGCGAGCGTTGCGCGCTGGCAGCGTCATGCGACGCCACGGCATTGAAGATGCGGCGATGCTGAGCGATGAGCTCGGCCAGATCGGCGCCGTGACCGACGATGGCACGGTAGTTGTCGACCACCGAGCCGCGCAGCAGCTCGAAGATCGCGTGCATCAAATGCACGAGCACGAGATTGTGCGTGGCTTCGGCGAGGGCCAGATGGAAGTGTGCGTCGAGCTCCGGCACGCGCGTGAGCAACGACTGTCCGCGCGCATCGCCTTCGCCGTCGAAGCCGTCGCGCTCGGCGGCATAGGCGGCATAGGCGGCCTCGAGCGCTTCGAGCGCCTGGGCCAGACGAGCCACGTCCTCGGGCGTCGCGCGCTCGGCCGCCAGTTCCACGGCCTTCGCTTCGAGCACCTCACGCATTTCCAGGACGTCGTCGACCGTCTTGCTATGCCGCGACATCAGTTGCGAGAGCGGTTCGGCAAGCAGTGGCTGGCTCGCGTTCGCGACCAGATAACCGCCCCCGGCACGACCCACGATCAGGCCGCGCGACTCCAACCGCAGCAGCGCCTCGCGCAACGAGGGGCGCGACACGCCCATCTGCTGCGCAAGATCGCGCTCCGACGGCAATGCCGAGCCCGGCGCCAGCCGCCCTTCGACGACCATCGTCTCCAGTTGCTCGTAGACCATGTCGGACAAACGCAGCCGCGGCGGCGGCGTCACCGGCGCGAAGCTGGCGGCGGCGGAATCGCTGATGGGAGAAGAGGACATAGGCTGGGACGACTCGTTGGACGGCATGTCGGCTTGGGTTCTCGACGAAGAAATCACAGACGCCACGATACAGGATGCGGCCGGCGTCAGGGCGCCCTTTCCCCGGGTACGCGCCTGCTGTCGGGACGTCTCTCCAAAATCAAGGGTTAACCCGGTAGTCGAAATCGGATCATTCCCTTTACGATGACGTCACCCGATAACTGGTCTACTGGTCGACCAGTCTACCAGCAGACCAGTGAAATCTCATTACACGTCAACCTTCGTCCGAGAGCAAGCCCGATGGCGTCAAATGCCCCGCTTCCTGGTTCGTCCCCCGTCCTCGCGCCGCGCCCTCGGCAACCGCTGAATGTCAGTCTGAGTGCCGTCACGGCGAGCGTGGCAAGCGCGGCGAACGCCGACGAGCCGGTCTTCGAAACCGTTGACGAGGCTACGCGCGCCGCGCGCCTCGCCGCCTTGCGAAGGGCCGTGCCGGAGGTGCAATGGCTCACCGACCGCGAACAGATCACGCCGTACGAGTGCGACGGACTCGCCGCCTATCGCAAGTTGCCGCTGGCCGTCGTGTTGCCGGCCGACGAGGACCAGGTCTGCCGCATTCTGCGCGCCTGCCGCGAGCACAACGTGCCCGTGGTGCCCCGCGGCGCGGGCACCGGCCTGTCGGGCGGCGCCATGCCCATTACCGACGGCATCGTGCTCTCGCTCGCGAAGTTCAAACGCATTCTCGAAGTGGACGCCTACGCGCGCACGGCCACCGTACAGCCCGGGGTGCGCAACCTCGCCGTATCGGAAGCGGCCGCCCCCTACGGCCTTTATTACGCACCCGATCCGTCGTCGCAGATCGCCTGCACCATCGGCGGCAATGTCTCGGAGAATTCCGGCGGCGTGCACTGCCTGAAGTACGGCCTTACCGTGCACAACGTTCTGCGCGTGCGCGCCGTGACGATGGACGGCGATGTCGTGGAGTTCGGCTCGCACGCGCTCGACACGCCGGGGCTCGATCTGCTCTCGGTGTTCATCGGCAGCGAAGGCATGTTCTGCGTCGTCACGGAGATCACCGTGAAGCTCGTGCCGAAGCCCCAGGTGCAGCAGGTCATCATGGCGAGCTTCGATGACGTGGAAGCCGGTGGCAACGCCGTAGCCGCGATCATCGCCGCCGGCATCATTCCGGCGGGACTGGAGATGATGGACAAGCCCGCCACGCAGGCTGTCGAAGAGTTCGTGCACGCGGGCTACGATCTCGACGCCGCGGCCATCCTGCTGTGCGAATCCGACGGTACCCCCGAAGAAGTTGCCGAAGAAATCGCGCGCGTGTCGGCAGTGTTGCGTGCTTCAGGGGCGACGCGCATCCAAGTCTCCGCATCCGAAGCCGAGCGTCTGCGCTTCTGGTCGGGCCGCAAGAACGCGTTTCCGGCCGCCGGGCGCATCTCGCCGGACTATTACTGCATGGACGGCACGATTCCGCGCCGCACGATCGGCACGCTGCTCAAGCGCATCGAAGCCATGGAAGTGCAATACGGGCTGCGCTGTATCAACGTCTTCCACGCGGGCGACGGCAACATGCATCCGCTCATCCTGTTCAACGGCAACGATCTCGACGAATGGCATCGCGCCGAAGCGTTCGGCAGCGACATTCTGGAGGCGTGCGTCGAGCTCGGCGGCACCGTCACGGGAGAGCACGGCGTGGGCATCGAGAAGATCAACTCGATGTGCGTGCAATTCTCGCCGGAGGAGCGCGATGCGTTCTTCGGTGTGAAGCGCGCGTTCGATCCGGCAGGCCTGCTCAACGCCGACAAGGCCATCCCCACGCGGGCGCGCTGCGCCGAATACGGCAAGCTGCACGTGCGCGGCGGCCTGCTGCCTCATCCCGATTTGCCGAGGTTCTGATGTCGCAAGTCATTCGCATGGCGTCGTCCGGCGCCGACACCGATACGGACACGGGTATCAACGCCGATACCGAAGCGCAAGCCGCACAGCGCGCGCTCGCCGACATTCGCGAGCGCGTGCTCGCGGCCACCGCCGGCGGCATGCCGCTCGATATCCAGGGCGGCGGCACCAAGCGCTGGTACGGACAGACGCCCGTCGGCGAACCGCTCGACATGCGCGCCTATCGCGGCATCGTCTCGTACGACCCGGCCGAACTCGTCATCACGGCGCGCGCGGGCACACCGCTCGCGCAAATCGAAGCCGCGCTGGCCGAGCGCGGTCAGATCCTGCCGTTCGAGCCGCCGCATTTCGGCCCCGGCGCCACGCTTGGCGGATGTATCGCCGCGGGACTCGCCGGCCCACGCCGCCCACACGTGGGCGCTCCCCGCGACTTCGTGCTGGGCGCCGTCGTCATGAACGGTCAGGGCCAGGTGCTGCATTTCGGCGGGCAGGTGATGAAGAACGTCGCGGGCTACGACGTCTCGCGCGTGCTGGCCGGCTCGCTCGGCACGCTCGGCGTGCTGCTCGAACTCTCCATCAAGGTATTGCCGTGTCCGGTGGCGGAGGCGACGCTGCGCTACGAGATGTCGCAGGCGCAAGCCATCGACCAGCTCAACCGCTGGGGCGGCCAGCCGCTGCCGCTTACGGGATCGGCGTGGCATGATGGCGTGCTGAGCGTTCGTCTGGGCGGGGCTTCCGCCGCGATCGACGCCGCGCGCATCGCCATGGGCGGCGAGCACGTCGGCACGGTGCAAGCCCAGGCGTACTGGGAAGCGCTGCGCGAGCAGACGCATCCCTTCTTCGCCGACGCACCCGTCGTGGGTGAGGGACAACCGCTGTGGCGTCTGTCGGTGCCGTCGACCACGCCGCCGCTCGCCCACGGCGACGCGCATCTGATCGAATGGGGTGGGGCGCAGCGCTGGTGGATCACACCGCGCGCGGCCGACGAAGTCCGCACAATTGCCGCTTCGGTCGGCGGGCATGCTACGCTGTTCCGTCATGGCGACAAGACGGCCGGCGTCTTCACCTCGCAACCGGCCGCACTGCACGCTATCGGCGAACGCCTGCAGGAGGCTTTCGATCCGAGCCGCATCTTCAACCGCCATCGGCTGTACCGCTAAATTCGACGATGCAAACGAACCTCGCAGAATTTCTCCGCCAGACGCCGGACGGCGACGAAGCCGAAGCCATCCTCCGCAAATGCGTGCATTGTGGCTTCTGCACCGCCACGTGCCCGACCTACCAGTTGCTGGGCGACGAACTCGACGGCCCGCGCGGACGCATCTACCTCATCAAACAAATGGTCGAAGGCCAGAGCGTGACGCGGGAAACGCAGCGCCACCTCGATCGCTGCCTGACCTGCCGCAGTTGCGAATCGACGTGCCCGTCGGGTGTGCAATACGGGCGTCTCGCCGAGATCGGCCGCCGTCACGTGGACGCCAAGGTCGGCCGCCCGGCCGGCGAGCGCGCGCTGCGCTGGACGCTCGCCCGCGTGCTGCCCAATCGCGCCCTCTTTTCGCCGGCGCTGCGTCTGGGCCAGCAGTTCCGCTCGATCCTGCCGCGCGCGCTGCGCGAGAAGGTACCGCACCGCCAACGCTCGGGCGCGTGGCCGCACGCCAGACACACCCGCCGCATGCTCATGCTCGAAGGCTGCGTGCAGCCGGCCATGCTGCCCAACGTCAACAAGGCGACCGCCCGCGTGCTCGACACCCTCGGGATCGAGCTCGTCCGCCCGGCGTCGGCAGGGTGTTGCGGCGCCATCCGTCTGCATCTGAACTATCACGACGACGGCCTGGACGACGCGCGCCGCAACATCGACGCCTGGTGGCCCGAAATCGAGGCAGGGGCGGAAGCCATCGTGATCAATGCATCGGGCTGCGGCGCGACGGTCAAGGAGTACGGCCACCTTCTGCGTCACGATCCGCAGTACGCCGGCAAGGCACAGCGCGTCTCCGAACTGGCGCGCGACCTCGCCGAAGTACTGCTCGACAACATCGAGGCGCTGCAGCGCCGCGTGCCGAACCGCAAGACGGGCAAGATCGCCTATCACCCGCCCTGCACGCTCCAGCATGGTCAGCAGCTCAAGGGGGTGGTGGAAAAAGTGCTCGCGTCGGTGGGTGTGAACGTCATGCTGCCGCAGGACAGCCACATCTGCTGCGGCTCGGCGGGCACGTACTCGGTCACGCAGCCCGAGCTGTCGCACCAATTGCGCGACGCGAAATGGAAGTCCCTCGACGCGCTCGAGCCGGAGCTGGTGGTCTCCGCCAACGTCGGCTGCATCTGCCACCTGCAGGCCACCGCCAAGGGCGAGCACGCCCGCGATCACGCGCCGGTCCAGCACTGGATCGAACTGCTCGATCGGATGATCGCTACCCCGCAAATCGCCAATTGAGTCTCACCCGGATTGATTGTCCCGACAACAGGGACAATCAATCCCGAGTCCGCTCGTTTATCTGGACGATGGCGCTCCCTAGAATCGTCGGTAAGTCAGCCCGCCTTCCCGGCCTCACTGGCCTCACCGTGGCGCAGACGAACCTCACCCTCGATTCCCCCTGGACGGAGCCCGTCATGATCGATACCAAAACCGCCCCGTACGCCGCGCTGCTGCTGCGCGTGTCGCTCGGCATCCTGTTCCTCGCCCACCTGTCGCTGAAGGTGTTCGTCTTCACCGTGCCGGGCTTCGTCGGCTTCTTCGGCTCGCTCGGCCTGCCGCCGTTCCTGGCCTATGTCACCATGGCCGTGGAACTCGTCGGCGGCCTGATGCTGATTGCGGGCTTCCACGCGCGCTTTGCCGCATTGCCGCTCGCCGTGCTGATGCTCGGCACCATCGTCACCGTGCACGGCCACAATGGCTGGATGTTCGCGAACAAGGGTGGCGGCTGGGAATTCCCCGCGTTCTGGCTGGTGGCGCTGCTGGTCGTCGCACTGCTCGGCGACGGCGCCTGGTCGATTCGCCGCCCGCGCACCGCCTGACGCGCCACGCGCGATTCGACGCGACCGAACACGGCTCGAAGCCAGTACCGGAGAAACCGCCATGTCTGCCCTGCCCACCCTCTTCGTCTCTCACGGCTCGCCGCTGCTTGCGCTCGAACCGGGCCGCACCGGCCCGTTGCTGACGGCGCTGGGGCGTGCGGTACCCCGTCCGCGGGAGATTCTCGTCGTCTCCCCACACTGGTCGACGCCGACACCGCGCGTGGGCAATCTGGCGCAGCAGCGCACGATCCACGACTTCGGCGGTTTCCCCCGCGAGCTTTACACGCTGCAGTACCCGGCCGCCGGTTCCCCCGCCCTCGCCGAGCGCACCGTCCGGATCCTGCACGATGCCGGGCTGCCTGCCGCCACCGACGACCAGTGGGGGCTCGACCACGGCGCCTGGGTGCCGCTGCGCTATCTGTATCCGGATGCCGACGTGCCGGTCACGCAGTTGTCGCTGCAGCGTCATATGCGCCCGGAGTACCACTATCGCGTCGGCCAGCAGCTCGCCTCGCTGGCGCGGGACGGTGTGCTGATCGTCGCCTCGGGCAGCTTCACGCACAACCTGCATGAAGTTTTCCGCGCCCCGTCGGAAGATCGGGAGGAAGCCCCTTACGTGGCCGAATTCGCCGCGTGGTTCACCGAACACCTGGCCGCGATGGATCTCGATGCGCTGTTCGACTATCGTGCGCGTGC
The Pandoraea pulmonicola DNA segment above includes these coding regions:
- the glcE gene encoding glycolate oxidase subunit GlcE — translated: MPLDIQGGGTKRWYGQTPVGEPLDMRAYRGIVSYDPAELVITARAGTPLAQIEAALAERGQILPFEPPHFGPGATLGGCIAAGLAGPRRPHVGAPRDFVLGAVVMNGQGQVLHFGGQVMKNVAGYDVSRVLAGSLGTLGVLLELSIKVLPCPVAEATLRYEMSQAQAIDQLNRWGGQPLPLTGSAWHDGVLSVRLGGASAAIDAARIAMGGEHVGTVQAQAYWEALREQTHPFFADAPVVGEGQPLWRLSVPSTTPPLAHGDAHLIEWGGAQRWWITPRAADEVRTIAASVGGHATLFRHGDKTAGVFTSQPAALHAIGERLQEAFDPSRIFNRHRLYR
- the glcF gene encoding glycolate oxidase subunit GlcF: MQTNLAEFLRQTPDGDEAEAILRKCVHCGFCTATCPTYQLLGDELDGPRGRIYLIKQMVEGQSVTRETQRHLDRCLTCRSCESTCPSGVQYGRLAEIGRRHVDAKVGRPAGERALRWTLARVLPNRALFSPALRLGQQFRSILPRALREKVPHRQRSGAWPHARHTRRMLMLEGCVQPAMLPNVNKATARVLDTLGIELVRPASAGCCGAIRLHLNYHDDGLDDARRNIDAWWPEIEAGAEAIVINASGCGATVKEYGHLLRHDPQYAGKAQRVSELARDLAEVLLDNIEALQRRVPNRKTGKIAYHPPCTLQHGQQLKGVVEKVLASVGVNVMLPQDSHICCGSAGTYSVTQPELSHQLRDAKWKSLDALEPELVVSANVGCICHLQATAKGEHARDHAPVQHWIELLDRMIATPQIAN
- a CDS encoding DoxX family protein, yielding MIDTKTAPYAALLLRVSLGILFLAHLSLKVFVFTVPGFVGFFGSLGLPPFLAYVTMAVELVGGLMLIAGFHARFAALPLAVLMLGTIVTVHGHNGWMFANKGGGWEFPAFWLVALLVVALLGDGAWSIRRPRTA
- a CDS encoding dioxygenase, with amino-acid sequence MSALPTLFVSHGSPLLALEPGRTGPLLTALGRAVPRPREILVVSPHWSTPTPRVGNLAQQRTIHDFGGFPRELYTLQYPAAGSPALAERTVRILHDAGLPAATDDQWGLDHGAWVPLRYLYPDADVPVTQLSLQRHMRPEYHYRVGQQLASLARDGVLIVASGSFTHNLHEVFRAPSEDREEAPYVAEFAAWFTEHLAAMDLDALFDYRARAPHAERAHPTDEHLLPLYMALGAADDPARQTHFDTGTTYGALRMDAFAFGSAAPSLAEVDALAQ